In Opitutaceae bacterium TAV5, one genomic interval encodes:
- a CDS encoding DEAD/DEAH box helicase: protein MESRKFAELGLSPELLKAVDKMGFEEASPIQAAVIPLLLAGRDVVGQSSTGSGKTAAFALPAIERVDPKLKAVQVLILCPTRELAVQVAEEVGKLAFFKRGIIEVPVYGGQSYERQFRALAAGAQIVIGTPGRVMDHMERGTLKLDRLKMVILDECDRMLDMGFRDDIEHILKAMPAQRQSLFFSATMPREIRDMISRFIPDPAWIKIEAKEQNAPQVDQVYFEVDRRSKIEVLTRLIDLHDFRYGIVFCSTKIMVDELDEHLHARGYACDRLHGDITQAQRTRTMEKFKRRGFEFLIATDVAARGLDVDDLEVVFNFDLPNDAEDYTHRIGRTGRAGRKGKAFTFVSGRELWKLQSMVRFARLDIRRERVPSLDQVEEARENVFFEKLRSTLDAKKFRPQDRIIDRLLEQGYPSTDIISALLHMMQGGDGGGPAGDASSGNARTLPGSAGDAGVKPSRKPAPSRPAEAPFSPPPPSAAAARSQAGAWRSRETDDDDPESSAARSPKTKYERAPRTGNQPGFTPVFFNVGRKQLVTPADIVGKIAGVTRLPATIVGAIDIHQRHTLADVADEHVDLVVKKLAGIRIKGESLAPMRASDQPRA, encoded by the coding sequence ATGGAATCACGCAAATTTGCCGAACTCGGGCTGTCGCCGGAACTCCTCAAGGCCGTCGACAAGATGGGCTTTGAAGAGGCCTCGCCCATCCAGGCCGCCGTCATCCCGCTCCTGCTCGCCGGGCGCGATGTCGTCGGCCAGTCCTCCACCGGGTCCGGCAAGACCGCCGCCTTTGCCCTTCCCGCCATCGAACGCGTGGACCCCAAACTGAAAGCTGTCCAGGTGCTCATCCTCTGCCCGACACGCGAACTCGCCGTACAGGTCGCCGAAGAGGTCGGCAAGCTCGCCTTCTTCAAGCGCGGCATCATCGAAGTGCCCGTCTACGGCGGCCAGTCCTACGAACGCCAGTTCCGCGCCCTTGCCGCCGGCGCCCAGATTGTCATCGGCACGCCGGGGCGCGTCATGGACCACATGGAACGCGGCACGCTCAAGCTCGACCGCCTGAAGATGGTCATCCTCGACGAGTGCGACCGCATGCTCGACATGGGTTTCCGCGACGACATCGAACACATCCTCAAGGCCATGCCCGCCCAGAGGCAGTCGCTCTTTTTCTCGGCCACCATGCCGCGCGAAATCCGCGACATGATCAGCCGTTTCATCCCCGATCCCGCCTGGATCAAAATCGAGGCCAAGGAACAAAACGCACCGCAGGTCGACCAGGTTTATTTCGAGGTCGACCGCCGCTCCAAGATCGAGGTTCTCACCCGTCTCATCGACCTGCACGATTTCCGTTACGGGATCGTTTTCTGCTCCACCAAAATCATGGTCGACGAACTCGACGAACACCTGCACGCCCGCGGCTATGCCTGCGACCGCCTGCACGGCGACATCACGCAGGCCCAGCGCACCCGCACCATGGAAAAATTCAAGCGGCGCGGTTTCGAGTTCCTCATCGCCACCGACGTCGCCGCCCGCGGTCTCGACGTGGACGACCTCGAGGTCGTTTTCAATTTCGATCTCCCCAACGACGCCGAGGACTACACCCACCGTATCGGCCGCACCGGACGCGCCGGACGCAAGGGCAAGGCGTTCACCTTCGTTTCCGGCCGCGAACTCTGGAAGCTCCAGAGCATGGTGCGCTTCGCCCGGCTCGACATCCGCCGCGAGCGCGTCCCCTCGCTCGATCAGGTCGAGGAGGCGCGTGAAAACGTATTTTTCGAGAAACTGCGCTCCACGCTCGACGCGAAAAAATTCCGTCCGCAGGACCGCATCATCGACCGCCTCCTCGAACAGGGCTACCCGAGCACCGACATCATCTCCGCGCTGCTCCACATGATGCAGGGCGGCGATGGCGGCGGCCCAGCCGGAGATGCTTCCTCCGGGAACGCCAGGACCCTGCCCGGCAGTGCGGGAGATGCCGGCGTCAAACCTTCGCGCAAACCGGCTCCTTCCCGTCCTGCCGAAGCCCCCTTCTCCCCCCCTCCCCCCTCCGCCGCCGCTGCCCGGAGCCAGGCAGGAGCCTGGCGCTCCCGGGAAACCGACGACGACGATCCGGAATCGTCCGCCGCCCGCTCCCCGAAGACGAAATACGAACGCGCCCCGCGCACCGGCAACCAGCCCGGTTTCACCCCGGTGTTTTTCAATGTGGGCCGCAAGCAACTCGTCACGCCGGCGGACATTGTCGGGAAAATCGCCGGCGTCACCCGGTTGCCCGCGACCATCGTCGGCGCGATCGACATCCACCAGCGTCACACGCTCGCCGACGTCGCCGACGAACATGTCGATCTCGTCGTGAAAAAACTCGCCGGCATCCGGATCAAGGGCGAGTCGCTCGCCCCCATGCGCGCCAGCGACCAGCCGCGCGCCTGA
- a CDS encoding major facilitator transporter produces the protein MKSPTTTAGVAEKRTIWKVIAASSAGTLIEWYDFYIFGALAKIIASQFFPKDNPTAGFLSTLAVFATGFIVRPFGAVVFGHIGDRVGRKYTFLLTLLLMGGSTFAIGLLPTYEQWGIAAPVLLVLLRLVQGLALGGEYGGAATYVAEHSPDNRRGFYTSFIQTTATLGLFVSLGVILVARKGLGEERFGDWGWRLPFLLSVFLVMISYYIRTKMQESPLFAKAKSEGRLSVNPIKESFLKPENRRMVLLALFGATAGQGVIWYTGQFYALYFLQQQAGVDFVSANVMIAVALLLGTPFFIFFGSLSDRIGRKPIILAGCLLGGLLYYPIYRGIMHYADPVNQVMLVALVFVQVLFVTMVYGPIAAFLVELFPTRIRYTSMSLPYHVGNGVFGGLVPFISTWLVAMTGNIYSGLIYPVTIALLTVVIGGLFIRERRGGGAFHE, from the coding sequence ATGAAAAGCCCTACCACGACTGCCGGTGTCGCCGAGAAGCGCACCATCTGGAAAGTGATCGCGGCCTCCTCCGCAGGCACGCTTATCGAATGGTATGATTTCTACATCTTCGGCGCGCTCGCGAAGATCATCGCCTCGCAGTTTTTCCCGAAGGACAACCCGACGGCGGGCTTTTTGTCCACGCTGGCCGTTTTCGCCACGGGATTTATCGTGCGCCCGTTCGGCGCGGTGGTTTTCGGGCACATCGGCGATCGCGTGGGGCGCAAGTACACGTTTCTGCTGACGTTGCTGCTGATGGGCGGTTCGACGTTCGCGATCGGTCTGCTGCCGACTTACGAGCAGTGGGGCATCGCGGCGCCGGTATTGCTGGTGCTGCTGCGCCTGGTGCAGGGCCTGGCGCTCGGCGGCGAGTACGGCGGGGCGGCCACCTATGTGGCGGAGCATTCGCCGGACAACCGGCGCGGCTTCTATACGAGCTTCATCCAGACGACGGCGACGCTCGGCCTGTTCGTTTCGCTGGGCGTGATTCTTGTCGCGCGCAAAGGGCTGGGCGAGGAGCGGTTCGGCGACTGGGGCTGGCGGCTGCCGTTCCTGCTCTCGGTGTTTCTCGTCATGATTTCGTACTACATCCGCACGAAGATGCAGGAGTCTCCGCTGTTCGCGAAGGCGAAGTCGGAGGGGCGGCTGTCGGTCAATCCGATCAAGGAGAGTTTCCTGAAGCCGGAAAACCGGCGCATGGTGTTGCTCGCGCTGTTTGGCGCGACGGCCGGGCAGGGCGTCATCTGGTACACGGGTCAGTTCTACGCGCTGTACTTCCTGCAACAGCAGGCGGGGGTGGATTTTGTGTCGGCCAATGTGATGATCGCGGTGGCGCTGCTGCTGGGGACGCCGTTCTTCATCTTTTTCGGGAGCCTTTCGGATCGCATCGGCCGCAAGCCGATCATCCTCGCCGGGTGTCTGCTGGGCGGGTTGCTCTATTATCCGATCTACCGGGGGATCATGCACTACGCGGATCCGGTCAATCAGGTGATGCTGGTGGCGCTGGTGTTCGTGCAGGTGCTCTTCGTGACGATGGTGTACGGGCCGATCGCGGCGTTTCTGGTCGAGCTTTTTCCCACACGCATCCGGTACACGTCGATGTCGTTGCCGTACCATGTGGGCAACGGCGTGTTTGGCGGCCTCGTGCCGTTCATCTCGACATGGCTGGTGGCGATGACGGGCAACATTTACAGCGGTCTGATCTATCCCGTGACGATCGCGTTGCTGACGGTCGTGATCGGCGGGCTGTTTATCCGCGAACGGCGCGGCGGCGGGGCGTTTCACGAGTAG
- a CDS encoding LacI family transcriptional regulator yields the protein MPRPPTIRDIAAATGLHYSTVSLALRRDPRIKTETVKRVQDMAGQLGYVADPLFTSLMSRIRAGRHERHRETLAYVTYPGNTCPQGWRKNHAYRGFYDGAVAKAESLGCKLEVFESAQIIGHRLNSILRARGIRGVVFTTVFDTPKSGEISWDGLAGVQIEPHVLLPMLPTVSNDQTQTVRDAYLRVRELGYRRVGLAIEASWDAYIGHTWLAGYLTAAHGVHGVPERERLKPFISREWNAEAFAKWFRTEKPDVILTLDRTFVWRWLAELGLRVPRDVAYVELDLPPDETAAEVAGMRQSHEAVGEAAVSLVVSRLYHNETGPDKNRMITRIEGTWCDGATAPGKR from the coding sequence ATGCCCCGCCCGCCGACCATCCGAGACATCGCCGCCGCCACGGGGCTGCACTACTCGACTGTGTCGCTCGCGCTGCGGCGCGATCCGCGCATCAAGACGGAAACAGTGAAGCGTGTTCAGGATATGGCAGGGCAGCTCGGTTATGTGGCGGACCCGTTATTTACTTCGCTGATGTCGCGCATCCGGGCGGGGCGGCACGAGCGGCATCGCGAGACGCTCGCCTATGTGACGTATCCGGGCAATACGTGCCCGCAGGGCTGGCGAAAAAATCATGCGTATCGGGGGTTCTATGACGGCGCGGTGGCGAAGGCGGAGTCGCTGGGTTGCAAACTTGAAGTGTTCGAGAGCGCGCAAATCATCGGGCACCGGTTGAATTCGATCCTGCGGGCGCGCGGCATTCGCGGAGTGGTTTTTACGACGGTTTTTGACACGCCGAAATCGGGAGAGATTTCATGGGACGGGCTGGCGGGAGTGCAGATCGAGCCTCACGTCCTGTTGCCGATGTTGCCGACGGTGAGCAACGACCAGACACAGACCGTGCGCGATGCTTATCTGCGCGTACGCGAGCTGGGCTATCGGCGCGTGGGACTGGCGATCGAAGCATCGTGGGATGCCTACATCGGACACACATGGCTGGCGGGTTATCTGACAGCGGCGCATGGCGTGCATGGCGTACCGGAGAGGGAGCGGCTGAAGCCGTTTATTTCGCGGGAGTGGAATGCGGAGGCGTTCGCGAAGTGGTTCAGGACCGAAAAACCGGACGTGATCCTGACGCTTGATCGTACCTTCGTGTGGCGCTGGCTGGCGGAGCTGGGACTTCGCGTGCCGCGTGACGTCGCCTATGTGGAACTCGACCTGCCGCCAGACGAGACCGCAGCGGAGGTGGCCGGGATGAGGCAAAGCCACGAGGCAGTGGGTGAGGCAGCCGTGAGCCTGGTGGTATCCCGGCTTTACCACAATGAAACGGGACCGGACAAAAACCGGATGATCACTCGCATCGAAGGCACCTGGTGCGACGGGGCGACTGCTCCGGGCAAGCGATAA
- a CDS encoding rRNA methyltransferase, with protein MILRSRPGFELLLEKELRLHGLSATETGSGWLRVAGEAAPALPPAVAAAGLCFAHSILHAPVEITGDSVNALALGIAGHFFESARTERFEAAWPCLFEAAAGLDGLGRRVDAVEKAFGDILRKRMGRVARLASTARPCGVAPGTRGLFVFFTDFRKACVSRVADFNGQRRMADDPLAPSRSYLKIEEAYGVLGREPAAGETVVDLGAAPGGWSYSAARRGARVIAIDNGPLKAGALDHPLIDHRREDAFGYRPAPADVAGGVADWMFCDLVEEPHHVMRNLVAPWLEGRWCRRFVVILKFGRTDPVALLRELHGPDSVFSRCAPGFRTRHLYHDREEFTITGEVAGG; from the coding sequence ATGATCCTGCGCTCCCGGCCCGGTTTCGAACTCCTGCTCGAAAAGGAACTGCGTCTCCACGGCCTCTCCGCCACCGAGACCGGCAGCGGCTGGCTGCGCGTCGCCGGCGAGGCCGCCCCGGCGCTCCCGCCGGCCGTGGCCGCCGCCGGTCTGTGCTTTGCCCACTCCATTCTGCATGCGCCGGTCGAAATCACCGGCGATTCCGTCAATGCGCTCGCCCTGGGCATCGCCGGGCATTTTTTCGAGTCGGCGCGGACCGAGCGTTTCGAGGCCGCCTGGCCATGCCTCTTCGAGGCCGCCGCCGGGCTCGACGGGCTCGGCCGCCGCGTCGATGCCGTGGAGAAGGCTTTTGGCGACATCCTGCGCAAACGCATGGGCCGCGTCGCCCGGCTCGCCTCCACCGCCAGGCCTTGCGGCGTGGCGCCGGGCACGCGCGGGTTGTTCGTGTTTTTCACCGATTTCAGGAAGGCGTGCGTCTCGCGTGTCGCCGATTTCAACGGACAACGCCGGATGGCCGACGATCCGCTCGCGCCTTCCCGCAGCTACCTCAAGATCGAGGAGGCGTACGGGGTGCTCGGCCGCGAGCCGGCGGCGGGCGAAACGGTCGTCGATCTCGGGGCGGCTCCGGGCGGCTGGAGCTACAGCGCGGCCCGGCGCGGCGCCCGCGTCATCGCCATCGACAACGGCCCGCTCAAGGCCGGCGCGCTCGACCATCCGCTCATCGACCATCGCCGCGAGGACGCCTTCGGTTACCGCCCGGCTCCGGCCGATGTCGCGGGCGGCGTGGCGGACTGGATGTTCTGCGATCTGGTCGAGGAACCGCATCACGTCATGCGCAACCTCGTCGCCCCCTGGCTCGAAGGCCGCTGGTGCCGGCGTTTTGTGGTGATCCTGAAATTCGGCCGCACCGATCCCGTGGCGCTCCTGCGCGAGTTGCACGGGCCCGATTCCGTTTTCAGCCGCTGCGCCCCGGGTTTCCGCACCCGCCACCTCTACCACGACCGCGAGGAGTTCACGATCACCGGCGAGGTGGCCGGCGGGTGA
- a CDS encoding Heparinase II/III family protein, which produces MTLIKPFAFTLLVAGICISSGTTSDARPLLPDGGFEQGGKAWAHSIPPEAKDAEAAFDIVTDNPHSGTYAARLSSAKPARHGFGAKGSQAAIPVSPGERYRLSTWVRADENTQVRSGTPGLLVRLTLSGADKKDAPGGHYYAGLGNWLARDSQPPAASKLPVEWTQIDVVLEIPSDAAWASPSFFAWRAQGAVYFDDVVFEKVASDTPLSALADLSGAKPGSPNLGFEEGASGWTHFIPADSHNAEARFTVTSDRPHSGTQAARLYSASPARHGIHHRSSVVKVTAGEHWKISVWVRADSDTKVAPGTAGVSLRLTLKDAAGRDVPEGHYFVGLGNWVGRNLEPPASASIPVEWTKMEVVVKIPPDVSRVIPTLFVWRAQGAVYFDDVVFEKVAASVPVSKVSESRQTGASSAPKPSAPPARELLAPDTQRELFSVLNLDLPELAGVKEAVGRARLDTAITKFAAYLRSRTHGNWLLDPFDPAHPDPSFKYREERANSGAIGRITPSGLAELWHTFPGNVIDWYHNETRHRPGLAYNQEWQYQLCRMSFWGDMANAYRATGDEKYPKAWAIQFRSFMAQCPPPETAANYRDSTWRTIECGIRMRDAWPRAFQAFVRSPSVTDEDLLLYVYSNLQHARYLKKFPSGWGNWLTMEMCGLHTIGTMFPEFKDAADWRRSAIDTMHASISRQFLPDGAQYELAPGYHIVSLDENGMAIPRLARATGRLNEIPADYIKNMEKGYDYLVYLMTPDRSEPRFNDSWPITWLSNVLNNGLLFFPERKDWAWIATDGAVGHPPSKTSHAFPYAGYFVMRSGWETDANYLAFDVGLPGYAHSHQDKLNLVFWVYGREILFDGGGGSYEDSKWRQYATDAFSHNIILVDGMPQRRQLRDREANVARKPVDAVWESTGDYDFAAATYDDAFSKAGMWAEQQPRGPVTHTRRILFSKPDLVIVADTLVPTDPADTRSHSYEARWHLLPTRTVVDPSTQAVTTAEPGLSNLAVIPLDTRELSVRAVSAQTEPELLGWHVRKDMDPQYVPATTVTHTRGGSGIQTFLTLLYPLRPGEENPVKAVAAINATDTRITLADGRQLRVHAPSAPKEKITLVRE; this is translated from the coding sequence ATGACCCTCATCAAACCTTTTGCGTTCACCCTTCTTGTCGCCGGCATTTGTATCTCAAGTGGAACTACGTCTGACGCCCGGCCGCTCTTGCCTGACGGCGGCTTTGAGCAGGGCGGAAAGGCATGGGCGCACTCCATTCCGCCTGAGGCAAAGGATGCGGAAGCGGCTTTCGATATCGTCACGGACAATCCGCACTCCGGTACTTACGCCGCCCGTCTTTCCTCCGCGAAGCCGGCCCGCCACGGGTTTGGCGCCAAGGGGAGCCAGGCGGCCATTCCGGTATCGCCGGGTGAGCGCTATCGTCTTTCCACGTGGGTTCGCGCCGATGAAAACACCCAGGTTCGGAGCGGCACTCCTGGTCTTCTTGTTCGGCTGACATTGTCCGGCGCCGACAAAAAAGATGCTCCCGGCGGTCATTATTATGCAGGCCTTGGCAACTGGCTGGCTCGGGATAGCCAGCCTCCGGCGGCCAGCAAGCTCCCTGTGGAATGGACCCAGATCGATGTGGTTCTCGAAATCCCTTCCGATGCGGCCTGGGCATCGCCGTCATTCTTTGCGTGGCGCGCTCAGGGGGCCGTTTATTTTGACGATGTGGTTTTTGAAAAAGTCGCCTCCGATACGCCATTGAGCGCGCTGGCCGATCTTTCAGGTGCAAAACCCGGCTCCCCAAATTTGGGGTTTGAAGAGGGTGCATCCGGGTGGACGCATTTCATCCCGGCTGATTCTCATAATGCGGAAGCCCGTTTTACCGTCACTTCTGACCGCCCGCATTCCGGAACACAGGCAGCGCGCTTGTATTCCGCATCCCCGGCCCGTCATGGGATACATCACCGCAGTAGTGTCGTAAAAGTGACCGCGGGCGAACATTGGAAAATTTCCGTATGGGTGCGTGCCGATTCGGATACAAAAGTAGCTCCAGGAACGGCAGGCGTGTCATTACGCCTCACGCTCAAGGATGCCGCCGGCCGTGATGTCCCTGAAGGACATTATTTTGTCGGGCTTGGCAATTGGGTTGGGCGCAACCTGGAACCACCGGCTTCCGCGAGCATTCCTGTTGAGTGGACGAAGATGGAAGTTGTCGTGAAGATTCCTCCCGATGTTTCCCGGGTCATTCCCACGCTCTTTGTCTGGCGGGCTCAGGGGGCTGTTTATTTTGATGACGTCGTTTTTGAGAAGGTTGCCGCATCGGTGCCGGTGAGCAAGGTTTCGGAGTCCCGCCAGACAGGCGCCTCCTCCGCGCCGAAGCCATCCGCCCCGCCGGCCAGGGAGCTTCTTGCTCCTGATACCCAGCGCGAACTCTTTTCCGTGCTCAATCTGGATTTGCCGGAGTTGGCGGGGGTCAAGGAGGCGGTTGGCCGCGCCAGGTTGGATACGGCGATCACGAAATTCGCGGCTTACTTGCGATCCAGAACACATGGAAATTGGCTTCTGGACCCCTTCGATCCAGCCCATCCCGATCCCTCTTTCAAATACCGGGAAGAACGTGCGAACAGCGGGGCCATCGGACGCATCACGCCCAGCGGGTTGGCCGAACTCTGGCACACCTTTCCCGGCAATGTCATCGACTGGTATCACAACGAAACCCGCCACCGTCCCGGTCTCGCCTACAACCAGGAATGGCAATACCAGCTCTGTCGCATGTCCTTTTGGGGAGACATGGCCAATGCCTATCGGGCCACGGGCGACGAGAAATATCCCAAGGCTTGGGCGATTCAGTTTCGCTCGTTCATGGCCCAGTGCCCGCCTCCGGAAACTGCCGCCAATTATCGAGACTCCACCTGGCGCACCATCGAGTGTGGCATTCGCATGCGTGACGCGTGGCCCCGCGCATTTCAGGCCTTTGTGCGTTCTCCCTCCGTCACCGACGAAGACCTGCTGCTTTATGTGTATTCAAATCTTCAACATGCACGTTACCTGAAAAAATTCCCTTCTGGCTGGGGCAACTGGCTTACCATGGAAATGTGCGGACTCCACACCATCGGAACCATGTTTCCGGAGTTCAAAGACGCCGCCGATTGGCGGCGTTCCGCTATCGATACAATGCACGCCAGCATCTCCCGCCAATTCCTCCCGGATGGCGCACAGTACGAACTCGCTCCCGGTTATCACATCGTATCGTTGGACGAGAATGGCATGGCAATTCCGAGGCTGGCCCGGGCAACCGGCCGCCTGAATGAAATCCCTGCCGACTACATCAAGAACATGGAGAAAGGGTACGATTACCTGGTGTATCTCATGACGCCCGATAGATCCGAGCCGCGCTTCAATGATTCCTGGCCCATCACCTGGTTGTCCAACGTGCTCAATAACGGTCTCCTCTTTTTCCCGGAACGGAAAGACTGGGCATGGATTGCCACCGATGGCGCAGTCGGTCATCCGCCCTCGAAAACATCCCACGCGTTTCCCTATGCAGGGTATTTTGTCATGCGTTCAGGATGGGAAACCGATGCCAACTACCTTGCCTTTGACGTTGGGCTTCCCGGCTATGCCCACTCGCATCAGGACAAGCTCAATCTCGTATTCTGGGTTTACGGACGCGAAATCCTTTTCGATGGCGGAGGCGGTTCCTACGAGGACAGCAAATGGCGCCAATATGCCACCGATGCGTTTTCGCACAACATCATCCTCGTGGATGGAATGCCCCAGCGCAGGCAGTTGCGTGATCGCGAGGCAAATGTCGCCCGTAAACCGGTCGATGCCGTGTGGGAAAGCACCGGCGATTACGATTTCGCCGCCGCAACCTACGACGATGCGTTTTCCAAAGCTGGCATGTGGGCCGAGCAGCAACCGCGTGGCCCGGTCACACACACCCGTCGTATTCTCTTTTCCAAGCCGGACCTGGTCATCGTTGCCGACACGCTGGTCCCCACCGATCCGGCGGACACGCGCAGTCACTCCTACGAGGCGCGCTGGCACCTGCTCCCCACCAGGACAGTTGTCGATCCCTCAACCCAGGCGGTGACGACGGCCGAGCCCGGCCTCTCCAATCTGGCGGTCATTCCTCTGGATACACGGGAACTCTCCGTCCGCGCCGTCTCCGCACAGACCGAGCCCGAGTTGCTCGGCTGGCATGTGCGCAAGGACATGGATCCGCAGTACGTTCCCGCCACCACGGTCACGCACACCCGGGGCGGCTCCGGAATACAGACGTTTCTCACGCTCCTGTACCCGCTCCGGCCCGGCGAAGAAAACCCCGTAAAGGCCGTTGCCGCAATCAATGCCACCGACACCCGCATCACGCTTGCTGACGGACGGCAACTCCGGGTTCATGCGCCTTCTGCTCCCAAGGAGAAAATCACTCTCGTCCGTGAGTAA
- a CDS encoding twitching motility protein PilT: MVLVDSSIWIEAARRQGDLMAKLALRALLDEYEAAWCSPVKLEVLGGARREERRALESFFSCIPYVACNESDWEAAKALGWRARDAGHTLPWNDYLISATAAARGWRLYGRDAHFATLSGLGGAFVYQPGYGGTFAPEDKD; this comes from the coding sequence ATGGTGTTGGTGGATTCCTCGATCTGGATTGAAGCTGCGCGGCGCCAGGGCGACCTGATGGCCAAGCTCGCCCTGCGCGCCTTGCTTGACGAGTATGAGGCGGCCTGGTGCTCGCCCGTAAAACTGGAGGTGCTGGGCGGCGCGCGGCGCGAGGAACGACGCGCGCTGGAAAGCTTTTTTTCCTGCATTCCTTACGTCGCGTGCAACGAGTCCGACTGGGAGGCGGCCAAGGCGCTTGGCTGGCGTGCGCGTGATGCCGGTCACACGTTGCCCTGGAACGATTATCTGATTTCGGCCACGGCGGCGGCGCGCGGATGGCGGCTTTATGGGCGCGACGCTCATTTTGCCACGTTGAGCGGGCTTGGCGGCGCCTTTGTCTATCAGCCCGGCTATGGCGGCACCTTCGCACCCGAGGACAAAGACTGA
- a CDS encoding oxidoreductase codes for MKLTRKLRYGMIGGGRGAFIGAVHRMAAALDGEIELVAGCFSADPEKSRASGADLHLAPDRVYTDYAEMAAREAARPAGERLDFVSIVTRNNTHAAIAGAFLKAGFNVVCEKPLAFSLAEARKLRDLVRRTKKVFVLTHNYTGYPMVKEAREKVRAGELGALLKVVVEYPQGYAIGALREAQAAANTAGSCAKAKAKAAISGWRADPAVAGASNCIGDIGTHAENLARYITGLEIESLCADLTAFIPGRTLDDDGNCLLRYRGGARGILYASQISNGEENNLNIRVYGTKASLEWHQEHPNELVVKAAGHPVQVWRRGNSYLSPAARAATRLPFGHPEAFIEAFANVYRAAAEAVADEVSGRKPPKDGYDFPTIDDGVYGMAFIETAVKSARAGARWTRFPKA; via the coding sequence ATGAAACTCACCCGCAAACTTCGTTATGGCATGATTGGCGGCGGACGCGGCGCCTTTATCGGCGCGGTCCACCGGATGGCGGCGGCGCTCGACGGCGAGATCGAACTCGTCGCCGGCTGCTTCTCCGCCGATCCCGAAAAATCCCGCGCCTCCGGCGCCGACCTTCACCTCGCACCCGACCGCGTCTACACCGACTATGCTGAAATGGCCGCGCGCGAAGCCGCCCGCCCCGCCGGGGAACGGCTCGATTTCGTCAGCATCGTCACGCGCAACAACACGCACGCCGCCATCGCCGGCGCCTTCCTCAAGGCCGGGTTCAATGTCGTGTGCGAAAAACCGCTCGCCTTCAGCCTCGCCGAAGCGCGCAAGCTCCGCGACCTCGTGCGTCGCACGAAAAAAGTCTTTGTCCTGACGCACAACTACACCGGCTACCCCATGGTGAAGGAGGCGCGCGAAAAAGTCCGCGCCGGCGAACTGGGCGCCCTCCTCAAGGTCGTCGTCGAATACCCGCAGGGCTACGCCATCGGCGCCTTGCGGGAGGCGCAGGCGGCGGCGAACACCGCCGGCAGCTGTGCGAAGGCGAAAGCCAAAGCCGCCATCTCCGGCTGGCGCGCCGATCCCGCCGTGGCCGGCGCCTCCAACTGTATCGGCGATATCGGTACGCACGCGGAAAACCTCGCACGCTACATCACCGGCCTGGAGATCGAGAGCCTCTGTGCCGACCTCACCGCCTTCATCCCCGGCCGCACGCTCGATGACGACGGCAACTGCCTCCTTCGCTACCGGGGCGGCGCACGCGGCATTCTCTACGCCTCGCAGATTTCCAACGGCGAGGAGAACAACCTGAATATCCGCGTCTACGGCACCAAAGCCTCGCTCGAGTGGCACCAGGAGCATCCCAACGAACTCGTCGTCAAGGCCGCCGGCCATCCGGTGCAGGTCTGGCGACGCGGCAACAGTTACCTGAGCCCGGCCGCCCGCGCCGCCACGCGCCTGCCCTTCGGCCATCCCGAGGCGTTCATCGAAGCGTTTGCCAACGTCTACCGCGCCGCCGCCGAAGCCGTCGCGGACGAGGTGAGCGGTCGCAAGCCGCCGAAAGACGGCTATGATTTCCCGACGATCGACGACGGCGTCTACGGCATGGCGTTCATCGAGACCGCGGTGAAAAGCGCCCGCGCCGGCGCCAGGTGGACGCGGTTCCCGAAGGCCTGA